One window of Microcoleus vaginatus PCC 9802 genomic DNA carries:
- a CDS encoding NACHT domain-containing protein has translation MTTLKASEEGLVKIRQARRERGSTIEDPRWLVEASKALDPDRTWTEAGPYADGLSLPTWRRFLGGREPIKANAFKAFCTILQLNWEEIVDRPPLASPYQEAVGGVRDFCQQPIDSVVEEIRQKCHSKIQQLYSKMQLLDIAQPVDVSNLYVEVNILEEITSWQPGEIRDLLRDFNPDADNFNRLGLGKVHQKRVPGLDAVKSHSKLMVLGKPGSGKTTFLKHIAIQCDRAKFEANKIPIFISLKTFAEIANVDLLEYISDEFASCGVEARSQTEFALSQGRGLILLDGLDEVPESDSDVVVRQIRHFAGKYYNNQFIITCRIAASKYRFHEEGFTNVEVADFNNKQIAAFARNWFVAFSQNREAGKALASQFVEQLKMNKNQQIRELAVTPILLNLTCLVFQAKADFPSNRAKLYEEGLEIMLRKWDETRGIQRDEVYRNLNFSHKQHLLAFVAAITFERGDYFFEKNTVQQLIADYLANLPDGTTDPVQLESHSEIVLKAIEAQHGLLVERARGIYSFSHLTFQEYFTAIKIVNNCDSQALEKLVSHLTEKRWREVLFLAVGMLQKADDFLLLMKQQVDGLVAEDEQLQQFLLWVNQKSLSVDFPYKPAAVRFFYFSLLPCLELALNRNPERFLDPALYLAVKYTFDPAVEITLDLVLDLAILPVLDGAIDPALSLAHDILLIPLVEPELMQALQELKKQLPQPDGDKEIFRKWWQANGQVWTSELRKIIISYRNIGHDWQFSEQQKSLLRKYYDANKLLVYCLNSASNVSPTVWQEIEETLLLPIAHLQKTGDKCDRPL, from the coding sequence ATGACCACCCTCAAAGCCTCTGAGGAGGGATTAGTAAAAATTAGGCAAGCTAGAAGAGAAAGGGGCTCGACGATAGAAGACCCCAGATGGCTAGTAGAAGCTAGTAAAGCATTAGATCCAGATCGAACTTGGACAGAGGCCGGACCCTATGCCGATGGTCTTTCGCTGCCCACTTGGAGGCGCTTTTTAGGAGGAAGAGAACCCATAAAAGCCAATGCTTTCAAGGCTTTCTGCACGATTTTGCAGTTGAATTGGGAAGAAATTGTCGATCGTCCTCCTTTAGCCTCCCCTTACCAAGAGGCGGTTGGGGGGGTTAGAGATTTTTGTCAACAGCCTATTGATTCGGTAGTCGAAGAGATACGGCAAAAATGCCACAGCAAAATCCAACAGCTTTACAGCAAAATGCAACTGTTGGATATTGCACAGCCCGTTGATGTCAGCAACCTCTACGTTGAAGTCAACATTTTGGAGGAAATTACCAGTTGGCAGCCGGGAGAAATTCGCGATTTACTGAGAGACTTCAACCCAGATGCAGATAACTTTAACCGCTTGGGATTAGGCAAAGTGCATCAGAAACGAGTACCAGGATTGGATGCGGTGAAATCTCACTCTAAACTAATGGTACTCGGCAAACCGGGTTCCGGTAAAACTACTTTTTTGAAACACATCGCCATTCAGTGCGATCGCGCCAAATTTGAAGCCAACAAAATACCGATTTTTATCTCTCTCAAAACCTTTGCTGAAATCGCTAATGTTGACTTATTAGAATATATCAGCGACGAATTTGCCAGTTGCGGAGTTGAGGCGCGATCGCAAACTGAATTCGCACTCAGTCAAGGCAGAGGGCTGATTTTGCTGGACGGCTTAGATGAAGTGCCAGAATCAGATAGCGATGTAGTCGTCAGACAGATTCGTCATTTTGCCGGAAAGTATTACAACAATCAGTTTATTATTACCTGTCGAATTGCCGCTTCTAAGTACAGATTTCACGAAGAAGGATTTACCAATGTTGAGGTAGCCGATTTTAATAACAAGCAAATCGCTGCCTTTGCTCGCAATTGGTTTGTGGCCTTTTCCCAGAATAGGGAGGCAGGTAAAGCTTTAGCATCTCAATTTGTAGAGCAGCTAAAAATGAATAAAAATCAGCAAATCCGAGAACTGGCAGTAACGCCTATATTGTTGAATCTGACTTGTTTAGTATTCCAAGCCAAAGCAGATTTTCCATCCAACCGAGCCAAGTTGTATGAGGAAGGACTGGAAATTATGCTCCGAAAATGGGATGAAACCAGAGGGATTCAACGGGATGAAGTTTATCGCAATTTAAATTTTTCCCACAAGCAACATTTACTTGCTTTTGTGGCAGCTATTACTTTTGAACGGGGCGATTACTTTTTTGAAAAAAACACAGTTCAGCAATTGATTGCCGACTATCTAGCTAACTTGCCAGATGGCACAACTGACCCCGTTCAGTTGGAGAGCCATAGTGAGATTGTGCTGAAGGCTATCGAGGCACAACATGGCTTATTAGTGGAGAGGGCAAGAGGGATTTATTCGTTTTCTCATCTAACATTCCAAGAGTATTTCACTGCTATAAAAATAGTTAATAATTGCGATTCACAAGCTTTGGAAAAACTGGTCAGCCACCTGACCGAGAAGCGTTGGCGAGAAGTATTGTTCTTAGCAGTTGGGATGTTGCAAAAAGCTGATGATTTTTTACTGTTAATGAAACAACAAGTTGATGGACTGGTCGCTGAGGATGAGCAGTTGCAGCAATTCCTACTGTGGGTAAATCAAAAATCCCTTTCTGTGGATTTTCCGTACAAACCTGCGGCAGTCAGATTCTTTTACTTTTCCCTTCTTCCATGCCTTGAGCTTGCTCTTAATCGTAACCCTGAACGTTTCCTTGACCCAGCCCTTTACCTTGCCGTTAAATATACCTTTGACCCTGCTGTTGAAATTACCCTGGACCTTGTTCTTGACCTTGCCATTTTGCCTGTACTCGACGGTGCTATTGACCCAGCCCTTAGTCTTGCCCACGACATTCTTCTTATCCCTCTTGTTGAACCTGAATTAATGCAAGCACTGCAAGAACTTAAGAAACAGCTACCTCAGCCCGATGGTGACAAGGAAATATTTAGGAAATGGTGGCAAGCTAACGGACAAGTTTGGACTAGCGAATTAAGAAAAATCATAATTTCCTATCGCAATATAGGTCACGATTGGCAATTTAGCGAACAGCAGAAGTCATTGCTGAGGAAGTATTACGATGCTAATAAATTGCTGGTATATTGCCTCAATAGCGCTTCTAATGTATCTCCTACTGTGTGGCAGGAAATTGAGGAGACATTGCTGTTGCCGATCGCACATCTCCAAAAAACCGGTGACAAGTGCGATCGCCCGCTCTAA
- a CDS encoding gamma-glutamylcyclotransferase, which produces MKVFVYGTLKPGESNYLRYCEGKVVDACPAIARGQLFALPIGYPAMMAGDGTVCGFLLSFANSAILDDLDRLEDYHPLREPTQNEYQRQEIEIFDPHLKPLGTAWAYFMLPDRVRSLGGIWLPHGRWENMFFTK; this is translated from the coding sequence ATGAAAGTCTTTGTCTACGGCACACTCAAACCCGGGGAGTCCAACTACCTCCGCTACTGCGAAGGAAAAGTTGTGGATGCTTGCCCCGCGATCGCCCGCGGTCAACTTTTTGCGCTGCCGATCGGCTATCCTGCGATGATGGCCGGAGATGGCACAGTCTGCGGTTTTCTCCTCAGTTTCGCAAACTCGGCTATTTTGGACGATTTAGACCGATTGGAAGACTATCATCCCCTGCGGGAACCGACACAAAACGAATATCAGCGACAGGAAATCGAAATCTTTGATCCACACCTCAAACCTTTAGGCACGGCTTGGGCTTACTTCATGTTACCGGATCGCGTTCGTTCCCTAGGAGGCATCTGGCTGCCCCACGGCAGGTGGGAAAATATGTTTTTCACCAAATAA
- a CDS encoding DUF4327 family protein: MSQQVIQPMVKFQRQVHSLVTSDIIKPTDSIWKIALLYGDEWPYWKQQLLEFDFSMQDPVSELIAVEAWDEE, from the coding sequence ATGAGCCAGCAGGTTATACAGCCGATGGTTAAGTTCCAGCGTCAGGTGCATTCTCTTGTCACGTCTGACATTATCAAGCCGACAGACAGTATTTGGAAAATTGCTCTGCTTTACGGCGACGAATGGCCGTATTGGAAACAGCAATTGCTAGAGTTTGATTTTTCTATGCAAGACCCCGTGAGCGAGTTGATAGCTGTAGAAGCTTGGGACGAGGAATAA
- a CDS encoding PEP-CTERM sorting domain-containing protein, translating into MAEQVKPCSENSEAVPEPGTMAGLTLAAAGLG; encoded by the coding sequence ATAGCAGAGCAAGTCAAGCCTTGCTCTGAAAACTCAGAGGCTGTTCCTGAACCTGGAACAATGGCAGGTTTAACTCTGGCAGCCGCTGGCTTGGGCTAG
- a CDS encoding serine/threonine phosphatase — MLLCPRCQFENPNPNKFCQQCGNSLIYKPCHECGAQVAFSAKECQNCGVATGQVWRAIICGRSNFPAVEPHESTIPPAEFPQKPEMVPEIASPQNSAEPITDAIKTEITTPAEPQTAVEPTSPLTEVPEFSSPEIDAVVAVGAIAPASFQTTEKSSNTAPERQITPSEQIFTTAPHPKQIQEATENPDSPNIADISPQSPQFPVPNSEYLIPSQPAGAYLDTQQRYQLLETVPPRKRSDTVAVTVLDCQPLEMSPLKAMLAANSASVARRTSPYSAAIKRGENSTNSALAELCQGIAEPYLALRWQFSQNLPVIHDSWSDNEQAVLLLEDCSQWPLLVERWSQPETSTQQILYWLHEMTELWAALEPWRCRQSLLELTNLRVNPDSSFSLASLRLQYLYPESAGSNLQLVDLGQLWQVIFSQSDHRTQFGALLELLQQMYRGEINTIEELRSRLETVPLELQPAPSPTSTPTRGPFRSPDQSPPDVGEVLTQPMPVQIYSLEDAGLTDVGRTRDHNEDFFSIWTQLNKLESSFGRIFQIKGLYILCDGMGGHDRGEVASQLAAETLREFFQTSWENQLPPADTIREGVLLANKAIFEINQKDGRSGSARMGTTLVAVLVQDTKFAVAHVGDSRLYRLRKGQTLEKITSDHEVGQREIKRGVDPETAYARPDAYQLTQAIGPRDSNFLKPDVQFLDLCEDTLLILASDGLTDNDLLETHWQNTLEPLFNPQADLDQGVAQLIELGNKRNGHDNITAIIIRAQVGAFRF; from the coding sequence ATGCTTCTCTGTCCCCGCTGCCAATTTGAAAATCCCAATCCAAACAAGTTTTGTCAACAATGCGGAAATTCCCTAATTTACAAACCTTGCCACGAATGCGGTGCCCAAGTCGCTTTTAGCGCCAAAGAATGTCAGAATTGCGGCGTCGCAACAGGTCAAGTGTGGCGGGCCATTATCTGCGGTCGATCGAATTTTCCAGCAGTCGAGCCACACGAGTCAACCATACCCCCAGCCGAGTTTCCCCAAAAACCAGAGATGGTTCCAGAAATCGCATCGCCCCAAAACTCTGCTGAACCAATCACAGACGCCATTAAAACAGAAATCACCACCCCAGCCGAACCCCAAACAGCCGTAGAACCAACTTCTCCACTGACCGAAGTCCCCGAATTCAGCAGCCCAGAAATTGACGCTGTGGTAGCCGTGGGGGCGATCGCACCAGCATCCTTTCAAACAACCGAAAAAAGCTCTAATACAGCACCAGAGCGCCAAATAACCCCATCTGAGCAGATTTTTACAACCGCACCACACCCTAAACAAATCCAGGAAGCAACAGAGAACCCCGACAGCCCAAACATAGCTGACATCTCCCCCCAATCTCCACAATTCCCCGTCCCCAATTCAGAATATTTAATCCCTTCCCAGCCAGCGGGAGCTTATTTAGACACTCAGCAGCGCTACCAACTCCTAGAAACCGTGCCGCCGAGAAAACGCTCAGACACAGTAGCAGTAACAGTATTGGACTGTCAGCCGCTGGAAATGTCACCCCTCAAAGCCATGCTAGCAGCCAACTCTGCCAGCGTCGCCAGACGAACATCCCCCTATAGCGCAGCAATCAAACGCGGAGAAAATTCAACCAATTCCGCCTTAGCAGAGCTGTGCCAAGGCATAGCTGAACCTTATCTGGCACTCCGGTGGCAATTCTCTCAAAACCTGCCAGTCATTCACGATAGCTGGTCAGACAACGAACAGGCAGTGCTGCTGCTAGAAGACTGCTCCCAATGGCCGCTGCTGGTAGAACGGTGGAGTCAACCTGAAACTTCCACCCAGCAAATTTTATACTGGCTGCACGAAATGACAGAACTGTGGGCTGCCCTAGAACCCTGGCGCTGTCGGCAAAGCTTGTTAGAACTGACAAATTTGCGAGTCAACCCCGACTCTTCCTTTTCCTTGGCTTCTTTGCGACTGCAATACCTCTATCCCGAATCCGCCGGCTCAAACCTGCAACTGGTAGATTTGGGGCAATTGTGGCAGGTGATATTTAGCCAGTCCGATCATCGCACTCAGTTTGGCGCCCTGCTCGAACTGCTGCAACAAATGTACAGAGGCGAGATTAACACAATCGAAGAATTACGATCGCGCCTAGAAACTGTTCCCCTCGAACTCCAACCCGCACCTTCACCAACCTCAACCCCGACGCGCGGGCCTTTCCGCAGCCCAGACCAGTCCCCCCCCGACGTTGGCGAGGTCTTAACCCAGCCCATGCCAGTCCAGATTTACAGCTTAGAAGACGCAGGTCTCACCGATGTTGGCCGCACGCGCGACCACAACGAAGACTTCTTCAGCATCTGGACTCAGCTCAACAAACTCGAAAGCTCCTTCGGTCGCATCTTTCAAATCAAAGGGCTTTACATTCTCTGCGACGGCATGGGCGGACACGACAGGGGAGAAGTAGCCAGTCAACTAGCCGCTGAAACCCTCAGAGAATTTTTTCAAACCAGTTGGGAAAATCAACTACCTCCTGCAGATACCATCCGCGAGGGAGTCCTACTAGCCAACAAAGCCATCTTTGAAATCAATCAAAAGGACGGACGCTCCGGCAGCGCCCGCATGGGTACAACTCTAGTCGCAGTCTTAGTTCAAGACACCAAATTCGCCGTTGCCCACGTCGGCGACAGCCGCCTCTACCGACTGAGAAAGGGACAAACCCTAGAAAAAATCACCTCAGACCACGAAGTAGGGCAGCGCGAAATAAAGCGCGGGGTTGACCCGGAAACTGCTTATGCCCGTCCCGACGCCTATCAACTAACTCAAGCCATCGGCCCGCGAGACAGTAATTTTCTCAAGCCCGACGTGCAGTTTTTAGACTTGTGCGAAGATACTTTGTTGATTTTGGCCTCCGACGGTTTGACAGATAATGATTTGTTGGAAACTCACTGGCAAAACACTCTCGAACCTCTGTTCAATCCCCAAGCTGATCTCGACCAGGGAGTTGCCCAGTTGATTGAACTGGGTAACAAACGCAACGGTCACGACAATATCACGGCAATTATCATTCGGGCGCAGGTAGGCGCATTTCGATTTTAG
- a CDS encoding aspartate carbamoyltransferase catalytic subunit — protein sequence MTWTRRHILTLADFTSDEYDTVLQTAASFREVLGRRTKKVPALQGQVVANLFFEPSTRTRNSFELAAKRLSADTLNFTPGSSSLTKGETILDTAKTYLAMGTDLMVIRHEQAGVPSTIASEMDRLGSRVSVLNAGDGQHEHPSQGLLDLFTICTLLDTERPRLELLAGKKIAVVGDILHSRVARSNIWSLTASGAEVHLAGPPTLLPLLFAECGDGREGKLFLHWQLEPALADADFVMTLRLQKERMSDHLLPSLREYHSLYGITRDRLQLCKPDVKVLHPGPVNRGVEISSDLMDDAQFSLISQQVTSGVAVRMALLYLIGGGKV from the coding sequence ATGACTTGGACAAGGCGACACATTCTCACTCTGGCTGATTTTACCTCGGACGAATACGATACGGTGCTGCAAACTGCAGCCAGTTTTCGGGAGGTACTCGGCCGCCGCACGAAGAAAGTGCCGGCCCTGCAGGGTCAGGTGGTCGCGAATTTGTTTTTTGAACCTTCTACCCGGACTCGCAATAGTTTTGAGTTGGCGGCGAAGCGACTGTCAGCGGATACGCTGAATTTTACCCCGGGAAGTTCTTCTCTGACGAAGGGGGAGACTATTCTGGATACGGCTAAGACTTATCTGGCGATGGGAACGGATTTGATGGTGATCCGCCACGAACAAGCTGGAGTTCCCAGCACGATTGCTTCGGAAATGGATCGCTTGGGTTCGAGAGTCAGCGTTCTCAATGCAGGAGACGGCCAGCACGAACACCCATCGCAAGGTTTGCTAGACTTATTTACTATTTGTACTCTGTTAGATACCGAACGTCCGCGGCTGGAACTTTTAGCGGGTAAAAAAATTGCTGTGGTGGGCGATATCTTGCATTCGCGGGTGGCTAGGTCTAATATTTGGAGTCTAACGGCTTCTGGGGCAGAGGTTCATTTGGCCGGGCCGCCGACTTTGCTACCGCTGTTGTTTGCTGAGTGTGGCGACGGTAGGGAAGGCAAGTTATTTTTGCACTGGCAGCTTGAACCTGCTTTGGCCGATGCTGATTTTGTGATGACTTTGCGGCTGCAAAAGGAACGGATGAGCGACCATTTGCTGCCGAGTTTACGAGAGTACCATTCTTTGTACGGGATTACGCGCGATCGACTCCAACTCTGCAAGCCAGATGTGAAGGTGTTGCACCCAGGCCCGGTTAACCGCGGCGTGGAAATTAGTTCGGATTTGATGGACGATGCCCAGTTTAGCCTGATTTCTCAGCAAGTTACCAGTGGCGTGGCGGTGCGGATGGCATTACTTTATCTGATCGGCGGTGGTAAAGTTTAG
- a CDS encoding molybdenum cofactor biosynthesis protein MoaE encodes MNSSAALSIGTIPQRHESDSFAITLAPLSVEEIYALVDDPANGAVVMMSGTVRNQTDGQAVVSLEYQAYEPMAVRVFQQIATEIRRQWAGVNRVAIHHRVGHLQVGEISVLVAVGCPHRGEAFAACQYAIDTLKHNVPIWKKEHWADGSSSWVSIGACEVVGH; translated from the coding sequence ATGAACTCTAGCGCTGCACTTTCGATCGGCACAATTCCTCAACGCCATGAATCAGACAGCTTCGCCATTACCTTAGCGCCGTTGTCTGTAGAGGAAATATACGCTTTGGTAGATGACCCGGCGAACGGAGCCGTGGTAATGATGAGCGGTACAGTCCGCAACCAAACTGACGGTCAAGCTGTAGTTTCCCTAGAATATCAAGCCTACGAACCGATGGCCGTGCGAGTATTCCAGCAAATCGCTACAGAAATCCGTCGCCAGTGGGCCGGTGTCAATCGGGTCGCTATTCACCACCGCGTCGGACACTTGCAGGTGGGGGAAATCAGCGTACTGGTGGCTGTTGGCTGTCCCCACCGGGGGGAGGCCTTTGCAGCTTGCCAGTACGCCATAGATACGCTCAAACACAATGTACCGATTTGGAAAAAGGAACATTGGGCCGACGGTTCTAGCAGTTGGGTTAGTATAGGAGCGTGCGAGGTTGTCGGGCATTAG
- a CDS encoding SH3 domain-containing protein yields MEALALSHSFVAYESPESELQLKSLDELGLKIPNSAWVGVAGMAVALSVLGVAGEAQASCYSRCAKKSHHANYSYAKVVTNGGRLNIRHRPDSCSHVIGKLHYGDHVKLTGRYKNGWAQLKGGGWVSTSWIS; encoded by the coding sequence ATGGAAGCACTAGCATTGAGCCACTCTTTTGTTGCTTATGAATCTCCAGAGTCCGAACTCCAGCTCAAGTCCTTAGACGAGCTGGGCTTGAAAATTCCTAATTCTGCATGGGTAGGCGTTGCAGGTATGGCAGTAGCTTTATCTGTTCTGGGTGTTGCTGGCGAAGCGCAAGCAAGTTGCTACTCCCGCTGCGCCAAGAAAAGCCATCACGCCAATTACAGCTACGCCAAAGTTGTCACGAATGGCGGCCGACTGAATATCCGCCACCGTCCCGATAGCTGTTCTCATGTAATCGGCAAGTTACATTATGGAGACCACGTCAAATTGACCGGTCGTTACAAAAACGGCTGGGCCCAACTCAAAGGTGGTGGCTGGGTGTCTACTTCCTGGATATCCTAA
- a CDS encoding FHA domain-containing protein → MLLTLLDPEKQTPLQQWSFESESIIRIGRSPDNHVVIPNALVSRQHLELQRVNNGRASQWYLVNSGTNGTLVNGILMSQGWISDGALIQLARGGPILHFQVITIEVGGKIEANPTVNLATPRCTHAGNPPGNLFCIHCGEPIKVDRTVRHYQVLRTLGQGGMGTTTLAWDREKAKAQKPGSSPAASLVVLKEMNADMAQIVKAQELFEREAKTLKALHHRGIPQFFDFFVEGGKKYLVMEMLHGEDLEKRIYNRGPVAPQQAIEWMIQTCEVLGYIHSQKPPIVHRDIKPANLLVRHRDNCITVLDFGAVKEIGTPPGTRIGVEGYTAPEQDRGQPLPQSDLYAIGPTLIFLLTAQSPQNFYGKIPGGYGFKLENIPTIAPKLRETILRTTAAKPGDRFQTAQQLARALAASL, encoded by the coding sequence ATGCTGCTGACTCTTTTAGACCCAGAAAAACAGACCCCCCTGCAACAGTGGAGTTTCGAGAGCGAATCCATTATTCGCATCGGTCGCTCTCCAGACAATCACGTTGTGATCCCTAACGCTCTAGTGTCGCGACAGCATCTGGAACTGCAAAGAGTTAATAACGGGAGAGCCAGTCAGTGGTACTTAGTCAATTCGGGGACAAATGGCACTTTGGTAAACGGTATTCTCATGTCTCAGGGTTGGATATCCGACGGTGCCCTGATCCAGTTGGCGCGGGGCGGCCCAATTCTCCATTTCCAAGTTATTACTATTGAAGTCGGCGGCAAGATTGAGGCGAACCCCACCGTCAATCTCGCCACCCCGAGGTGTACCCATGCGGGAAACCCGCCGGGGAATTTATTCTGCATCCACTGCGGCGAACCGATTAAAGTCGATCGCACTGTCCGACACTACCAAGTGCTGAGAACTTTGGGCCAAGGCGGTATGGGGACAACGACTTTAGCCTGGGATCGAGAGAAAGCAAAAGCTCAAAAACCCGGAAGTTCCCCCGCAGCATCTCTGGTAGTCCTCAAGGAAATGAATGCTGATATGGCTCAAATAGTCAAAGCTCAAGAACTGTTTGAACGTGAAGCTAAAACTCTCAAGGCCCTCCACCATCGGGGAATTCCTCAGTTTTTTGACTTTTTTGTGGAAGGGGGGAAAAAATACTTGGTGATGGAAATGCTCCACGGCGAGGATTTAGAAAAACGCATCTACAACCGTGGCCCTGTTGCTCCCCAACAAGCAATAGAGTGGATGATCCAAACCTGTGAGGTTTTGGGCTACATTCACTCTCAAAAACCCCCGATCGTCCACCGGGATATTAAACCTGCTAATTTGCTGGTGCGCCACCGCGACAATTGCATTACAGTGCTGGATTTTGGTGCCGTTAAAGAAATCGGCACTCCTCCAGGGACTCGCATCGGCGTTGAAGGCTACACCGCACCAGAACAAGACAGGGGACAGCCTCTCCCTCAGTCGGATTTATATGCTATTGGGCCTACTTTGATTTTTTTGCTGACGGCCCAAAGCCCTCAAAACTTTTACGGGAAAATACCTGGAGGTTACGGGTTTAAGCTCGAAAATATTCCGACGATCGCCCCCAAGCTGCGGGAAACCATTTTGCGAACCACGGCAGCTAAGCCTGGGGATCGCTTTCAAACTGCTCAACAATTAGCTCGAGCTTTAGCAGCTTCCCTTTAA
- a CDS encoding transcriptional regulator, whose amino-acid sequence MNYNFESDKNQNQQGIGDSLAETQANNNYPQGNVTTMMRDRFELLSAYLDGEVTATERRQVEEWLTNDPTTKRLYSRLLMMQQSFQAMPVPAAEQSAQELATKVLQRVERKPKQTWILGGGAIAALLIAVVSGVGGGRQLFAPEFARSPVPAESDGLIMALNEPLVEIVNPNDLMLGVNAPIMDIPKVGVATPQK is encoded by the coding sequence ATGAATTATAACTTTGAATCGGATAAAAATCAGAATCAGCAAGGTATCGGGGATTCACTCGCTGAAACTCAAGCTAACAACAATTATCCCCAGGGGAATGTAACTACTATGATGCGCGATCGCTTTGAATTGCTGAGTGCCTACCTCGACGGTGAAGTGACGGCGACAGAACGTCGGCAAGTTGAGGAGTGGCTGACAAATGACCCCACTACGAAACGTTTGTACTCGCGACTGCTGATGATGCAGCAGAGTTTTCAGGCAATGCCGGTGCCTGCTGCGGAACAATCTGCACAAGAGTTGGCGACGAAGGTTTTGCAGCGGGTGGAACGCAAGCCGAAACAAACTTGGATTTTGGGTGGAGGTGCGATCGCAGCTTTGTTGATTGCGGTGGTGTCTGGTGTCGGTGGTGGCCGCCAATTGTTTGCTCCCGAGTTTGCTCGATCGCCCGTTCCTGCTGAATCTGACGGTTTGATTATGGCTTTAAACGAGCCTCTGGTGGAGATTGTTAATCCTAACGATTTGATGCTTGGGGTGAATGCGCCGATAATGGATATTCCCAAAGTTGGTGTAGCAACCCCTCAAAAGTAA
- a CDS encoding ATP-binding protein, translating into MRDNIDEIPSGGIGIKIIGKIADELSYTRTSDGRNCLFIVKYYQQPGLVPSQHSLQDGFFKRAIDVLNSFNFRFQKQRNRQAEPSYNQQVQKFSLQVNTEIKAVAQVLSWVEQLDTLPIPLVVLHQCKLAVIEGFTNAVRHAHKNLPLETPIELEIMVFNEHLEVKIWDWGEPFDIQAKLKEELPQKNMY; encoded by the coding sequence ATGAGAGATAACATAGATGAAATTCCGTCAGGTGGGATAGGTATAAAAATTATTGGCAAAATTGCCGATGAGCTAAGTTATACCCGCACTTCTGACGGTCGAAACTGTCTGTTCATTGTAAAATATTATCAGCAGCCTGGTCTAGTACCATCCCAACACAGCCTTCAAGATGGTTTTTTTAAGCGCGCGATCGATGTTTTAAACAGCTTTAATTTCAGGTTTCAAAAGCAACGAAATCGCCAAGCGGAGCCAAGTTATAACCAGCAAGTTCAAAAATTTAGCCTTCAAGTAAATACTGAGATCAAGGCTGTTGCTCAAGTTTTATCGTGGGTTGAACAGTTAGATACTCTACCAATTCCCCTAGTCGTTTTGCATCAGTGTAAACTTGCTGTGATTGAAGGGTTTACGAATGCTGTTCGCCACGCTCACAAAAATCTGCCATTAGAAACTCCGATAGAGCTTGAAATAATGGTATTTAACGAACACCTAGAAGTAAAAATTTGGGATTGGGGAGAGCCTTTTGACATTCAAGCGAAGTTGAAAGAAGAATTGCCCCAAAAAAATATGTATTAG
- a CDS encoding sigma-70 family RNA polymerase sigma factor, translated as MSDFISVSWSAVVATVQRVQLPAEKLSNYDLVLRCQEGNRPESTAFSELLKRYQSHVDRVLYHLAPDWQDRADLAQEVWIRVYRNINRLQEPVKFRGWLSRIATNLFYDELRKRKRVRTPLSLDVPRALEDGEVDWEIPADSPGPDEDLTTREFYDQLRVAIADLPEVFRTTIVLREIEGLAYEEIAEMTGVSLGTVKSRIARARQRLQLELQKYLDGN; from the coding sequence ATGAGCGACTTTATTTCCGTGTCCTGGTCTGCGGTTGTGGCGACCGTTCAAAGAGTGCAATTGCCAGCCGAAAAACTCTCTAATTATGACTTGGTATTGCGTTGTCAGGAAGGAAATCGACCTGAGAGCACTGCCTTTTCAGAACTGTTGAAGCGGTATCAGTCCCACGTAGACAGGGTTCTCTATCACTTGGCCCCTGACTGGCAAGACCGAGCAGACTTGGCTCAGGAAGTGTGGATTCGAGTGTACCGCAATATTAACCGCTTGCAAGAGCCTGTTAAATTTCGGGGCTGGCTGAGCCGCATCGCCACTAATTTGTTTTACGATGAGTTGCGGAAGCGCAAGCGGGTGCGAACTCCGCTGTCGTTGGACGTACCCCGTGCTCTGGAAGATGGCGAGGTAGATTGGGAAATTCCGGCCGACAGTCCGGGGCCTGATGAAGATTTGACGACTAGAGAATTTTACGACCAGTTGCGGGTGGCGATCGCCGATTTGCCGGAAGTATTCCGCACGACAATTGTTTTAAGAGAAATTGAAGGTTTAGCATATGAGGAAATAGCCGAAATGACTGGAGTTTCTTTGGGAACTGTCAAGTCGAGAATTGCTAGAGCTCGCCAAAGATTGCAGTTGGAATTGCAAAAATATCTCGATGGCAATTAG